In Clostridia bacterium, the genomic window GCTCCAGCCGATGCGATGGATCAAGGCATAGAGCCGTTCGCCGGGCCGAGCCTGGGCCCGCCAAAACTCGATAATGGTTTTTACCCGGTGAATAATCTCGTGGTAATCCAGGGGCACACAATCCACCCGGGGATAGACGATGGCCGCCATTTCTGGGCCACGGCGGCTATTGCCGCC contains:
- a CDS encoding dissimilatory-type sulfite reductase subunit beta translates to GGNSRRGPEMAAIVYPRVDCVPLDYHEIIHRVKTIIEFWRAQARPGERLYALIHRIGWSRFLDAVGGGPVEELLDSRFPEASIRRDLHFRY